ACAGAAATGTGTTATTGCCTACAGTCACGCATTGGCCTATAGAGCTGCATGAATAATTCATTTTGAATAACATATTATATTCACTTCACCTCTTCTTCCCTTTGTGAATTGTCCTCAAATAGATTGATTCTGAATAACAAATAGATTCAGGAAAATTGTAATCTATAACTCACTTATGAGGAGTTCATTGCAGGTGTTCGATTTTTGAGATTTTGGAATGGACTGAGAACACATGGTACATTTCCGGTCCCTGATTGCACGTATATAACTCATAGAATCAAGTTTCTAGTTCAAATAGTAATGATTACAAATATGAGGTTCACTTTCTTTGAATATTCCACAATACTAGTTGTAAATTCATTGTATCAGCAAAAGCTCCTACCAGTAAACTCATTTCCTAGAATATTGCTGAGAAGACAGTCCAAATGAATTCATTACAAAATATCTGAATAAATATATTCACAGAAGCTTTTGATACTATTAACTCATTTCTACTGAGCTCACATTCGGCCAGGCAGAAATTAAACCTAGAACCCATTATCCACAAGCCAGTTTACCCAGCGAAGCCTGAACCCAGGTCATCCTGCAGTTGTGggctagagctggctgaaatgtgtgtgtatatgtgtgtgtggtggggggaagatggggttctgaagatttttttgttaaaaaatcaaaactgaaaacaaattgtttatagcaactgaaaatattttagtttttccaCAATTGAAAACCAATTTTTGGGTGGGGGCTCAAAGCTAAAAATATTAAGTTGAAAATCACTGAAAACCAATAAGTTTTCTATGGAAAAATTTTGCAACCCTTCTGTGAACCTCTCCTTGCTGGTTATTATTTTCATGCCTTTTCTGGGTATACTTACCTTTTGGTAACTTCCTCCTGTCCAGAACTGGGTTGTCCTTTTGTCTTCATAACTGGCGAGGTTCACAAGGAAATCATTCTGAGCTGCATTGGAGATACTGGTGAGGTGACCTCCCCTTGCTATCCTCTGGCAAACACTCTGCACGGTAAAAACAAATTAGACCCGGGGACATAGAGTGGGAAAGAGAGTGAGGGGAGAGTCTGTGAAACAGAACGGGGAGAGAGAAAAGTGGAAAAAGTTTGGGAATGGGAGTGAAGAGGGAAAGCGAGGCAAGAATATAAGAGAGAGTGAAGAGAGAAGGGCAGTGGAGAAtgaaaagaaaggggggaaatagGACATAAGAGATAAAGTTGTATAAAGGGAGCAGAGAAAGACATACAAATGGAGCAAGGTGTAGGCCAGAGCGGAGAAGTGTGAGAGGAAGAAATAATGATAAAGGGGAAAACAAGAACATTAAGTGTGGAATGGAGAGAGGGCAGAAAGGGAGAAAagtagagagagaagaggaagatgGAGAAAATTGAAAGGCCAAAAGTGTTTAATAAATAGTTTTTCTTCCTGTGTTCCCCAGCCATCCACCAATCAAGATGGGGTAGAGATTTCTCTTAACTATCTTCTGCTGAGTGGGATTGTGTGATTTTTGCCTCTATCCTCAGGTAAGAAGATGTTTCTCTTTCACCTAAGGCAGGAGGCCCCTTTGTCTGCAGCCTGAAATGAAGGCACGGTTTGCTTTGGCCCTAAGGAGCCCTTTGCCAGTTCACCTTGATGATTAAGGCATTTGTTTTGCCATTTAAACTGAACACATTCTCATACCCATAACAAAGGAAGGAGGCAGCACCACTTAGCAAACGTTTACATCGAGTGCATTTGAGGGAGGTGtctgcattttgaaaatttgcatattttgacaAATATATCAGTACATCAATGTAGCACTGGCCTCATCTGGTATCATTAGAACAGGGAGTGAAGTGAAGTCAGAATATTTTTTAGCAAGCCTCTGAGATTTAGAGGAACATAGACCAGGCAAGAGGAATTTGCTCTTCAGAAGTGTTTCCTGAGGCAGATAGATAACAGTTAAGCCTCCTAGGGTGGGGCCGACTGCCTCACAAACAGGAAAATCACCCTAACCTTCCCTTCAGCTTGGTGTTAGGATTTTAACAAGGAATTAGAAATTCTCTGGCTTGTTCCTGAGTTTAGATGGAAAAATGCCAATGTTGAAAGGCAGTGAATCCTGACCAGTGGAGAGAGATGGGATTAAATGAGAGCTGTGTTCAGATTTCAAAAGTTCCGAGAGCTGAGTAGGAGTTGGTTCATAGCTACCCGAGCATCTCACATCGCTAAGCTTCATGCTGGTAGTTCACCCACATGTTCAGCCCCGAAATGTGTATCAAGTACCTTCTGCCAGGATTGATACATTTCAGGAAAATCAGAAAGGAaggataaaagaaacaaaaaagtaaaagaagatagaacaaggggagagagagaaaattctcaTTTTGAAGAACCTGGTACCTCAGCACCGGCCCATGTATTTTGCTCCTGGACAAACTTGTAACACAGGCCCATGTTACTAAACCATCCATCCTGGCAGGGACCTTGGCAGAACAATTTTGACTCTACTAAGGAGGAGTCAGCTTGATCTGGGACTTGAATGTTCTTAGGTGAAGACTGGCTGCCCTCAAGTATGCTGAACAAGGACCGGACATCACGATGTTTGACATCTGAGTTCTTGTCACCTATGAGAAATACAAAACCGACTCCCAGAGAGAGGTACGGGAagaacgaagtgggcattcacccacgaaagcttatgctccaatacatctgttagtcttaaaggtgccacaggactctctttaAATCTAGTTAAACTGAGTTATAACAGTTCCTAGGGAGAGTCTATATAAAGTGAAACAAgaatgatttactgaatataatTAAGAGCAAATACTGTACTAGATATTCAGCGGGACAATGAAAATTCAGCAAATGAAGTGCACTCGTCTTAGGAGTCAAGTTCTGATGAGGTCATAAACATTGCAGGATACAATGGATCCACTTCTCTACTTCACAAAACCTGTCAGTGGTTGGTGCAATGCATTGTAGCTTGCTGATTCCTCTCTGGCTGTGCCTCTTGGAGAGACTGCAGGAGGTACAGCAGGTCAGAACTGAAAGGCATTGGTGGGTATTTTTTGGTCCCCCAGACTCAAACAGCAGTTAGTTCTGCAGATCAGGATTATGTGTATTAGCAAAGCTTTGTCAGGGAGGACCCAGGACAGAACTAGCAATGTGAAttgcaggctggggctgaggtgtATCGACACCTTtaggagggaaggaggaataCTAGAACAATACAGGTCTGTCAGGCCAGAATTAAGATTGATTTTGTGAAAGTTATTGCAGTCAATTTCTTTCCAACATCCTTCTTAGTAAACAATCAGCACAGTTGGAGTCAACTTCCAAATATCATTGATTTATCTCCCAAAACCACATATGGTAATTTCTCTACCTCCTTAGAATCTGCTTGTATCCATTCAAGTTTCATCTTGTGGaagccccatttcccccctctagAGCTAGATGTGCCTGGCACTAGCCCAGCAACAATATGGTGAGGAAGGTGCAATGAAAATTTTCATCCCACCACTTTCCCTTTGGAGCTCCCTGCCAGGATATTGCACATTCTGGGTCATTTTTAGTATCTGGGGACTCAAGCCATCCCAAAGGGAAGAGGGGTGAATTATGGTGCTGCACCTTTCCTTCAACCCCGCCTTACAACCAGCAGAGATAGCCAGCAGCAGACAGCGGAGCATGCTGCACCAACTTCAGGAGCAGTACAGGCACAATGCAGTGCTTGTGCTTCCACTGCACTCTCTGGTCTTCCATGAGAAATCCCTCCTGGAGCACTCCTTAGGGTGGTGCAGGTAtaacgccaacagaccctggtcgttggtgggcaggatcgaaccagggacctttagagcttagtgcatgagcctctactgcatgagctaaaagccaattggctgttcgctaaggctgtagagcaaactcatttaactctctctctctcaatgatcttggtgccactaaatgggacagaacaccacacccagaaggtatgTGGGTTGCAGAGGCCCACACCACCCTAATGCAAGGGCAAGTCACTAGCATAATGGATGGACACAcatactcactctctctctcccccagcatctCCTATGCCTGTCAGTCTTAAAGCAGCTCATTCTCATTTTATCCCTGCCTCAGTCATACTGGGAAGAGCTGTACTTCTGGGTTGAGGGCAGGGCGTGGATCATTTGGAATTACTGAGGACCTTTTGCAGCTCTTTGCATGTAGAAGACTTGCACAAGGGCACATCACACTAGACCTGGCTCCAACCTTTGCTCATTATCACTGCATTGCAGAAATATTAAACAATACCCCTGATTCATTCTAcgttaaaaaaaaccaaagcctCAGACTTTTACTCTATTaacttaaaaataattctgtGCTGCTAACAACAGGAAGCAAATGGTGAGGCTACGTTTctttttttgcagcatcagccagACATTATAGATACATTATACTCACCTTCCAAGCCTGGGAGAACCAGTACGCCTAGCAGCAGGAACAAAAATGGAATGGACTTCATTGCTATGAGACCTTGCGACACTGTTGCCTGCAATGTATAAATATCAGGTAGAAGTTGTTTATCCAGGCACCTGACTGCTGCAGTGCTAAAATAATAATGGCGGGAGAGGGGTAAAATGGAGTAATTGGAtactaaagaaagaaagatggaaCAGTCCAGGGAAAGGAACTTTGTGAGCATGATGAATGAGGATTTCTCCATGGACTCTAATTAACATTAATGTGAATCACATGGCTAACTCTGATACACAGCAGGCCAAACTCAACCCTAGTGTGACTTGGCTTGGCTAGATGCTGATCTTCATTACATTGGGGGCACATCTCAGAGTAATTCCATTTAATCCATTGggcttactctggatttacacaaatATAGTGGAGATTAGAATCAGGTGCAGTGTCTTGAAAACACCtcgtccctcccccacccccaaataattAAGAGAAAAAGTTAGAAATATATAAAGAGGAAGCTGATACATGCATAAGAAATACAACTATtggcatgtgtgtatatatgtaaagTGTATATGTAtagatagaaagaaaaataatataatagactgagagagacagagaactaGAGACGTGCAGAAAGAGGcatattaaaaaaagagattgaTAAATACCAAATTGCAGATTCTCtctgttttttcttccttcttttcacATTGGTGAGAGATAAAAACTGTGCCCTTGAGATATTTATGATGCCAGCTTTGGCAAGGATGGCTACTCCCTTTGGTAAATGAGGCCAGCTCCAATATTTAGCTTGAAATCTTTTTTATATAGTCTCTCTCCCTTAAACAAAGAGGGGTGGGGTCCAATTCTGACATCTGTGCTATTTTAAGCACGCTTGGCTTGTTTAGCAAAGCCTTTCAGAAACACACCTTAATCTGAAGTGTCTACTGAGAAATTATGGGAGAACAGATAAGTTCCCTTCACAACATAGGAGGAGGTAGGGCTGTCCTTCTAGGATGACCCTTATAAAAATAGGCTACAGTTCTGGTTCCAAATACAACAGTAACATCTGTAATATTTGTGCCCATCATTGTAGAATACTTTGTCTAAGGGAGGATGAGgtagaggagcagagagagagagagaggtgtctatgtgtgagtgtgtgttttgCAGGGCGGGAGCCTAGAATTGAGAAAACATGGAAACTGTATTTCTTATCCTGTCAGATGAAGACATTACCTTCAGGACAAGGCTCAGGTCTGTTGATGAAACGATGGAACAGGTCAGAGCTGAGAACCCATTCAAGCTCCattaaacatagaatcatagaatcataggactggaagggccttaagaggtcatcaagtccagtcccctgcactcatggcaggactaagtattaacaTACACAAGCTTCCCCGTGCCATGCCCTTTTCTTAAACCTTGTCCAAACACCCTCATGTACAGTAAATACTTCCTGCATCCATTAAATGCTCTGAATCACGCTATGTGATTGAAGCATATGTTTGCGTTCATGCATTCATTTAAAACCCAAATATTTATTAAAGAGGTGAAACagactcctttcccccctctctttgTACAAATATAGTTTCATTGCCACCAGGTCCAGGGAGAGTTGTTCTCTAAAGCTAGTCCTggctctttaaaattaaaaagaggtATAGTGATTAGCTGGGGTGTATTCATTAGCGAGACCTCAGAGACTGGATCCTAGTGCCTCCTTAAAGATGGACTGTGGGACTGGTTCTGTGTAGCTCCCGGGTGTTCATCCCAGTGGCAAATTTCCCTTTGTTTTATCTTACAAACAGCATACAAGGGCCTGACTCTGCTATCCTAACTCACACTGAAAAGCATCTAATCAGGCGAGATACTCACAATGTGAGCAACAATTGCAAAGTCCTATCCTTCATCAGTAGGCTGCTTCTCTTGCCCTTCCGGGTAATGTGGTATGGGAAAAGGTGTTTGGTATTTGTTTTGTGGTGAAGGGCAGTGTGTTAAAGGAGGATTATGTACTAAACCCATAGAATGATGGTAAGTAATGCTCTGAGtagtttacccacttctcattcTCAccataatatatttataaatcagTTTCTGAGTGCATACTGCATGCCATTTACTATATAGCAAAATGTCTCTCCACTACCACTAGATAAGTACATTGTAATGGTACCAATTCATTTAATCAATGGATCTGACCTCTCCTTACTTGGTTCATGACTAGTCTGTGATCTGATAATGATTTTCTTGAATTTATTCATTACTTGAAATTACTCACTAAATACTTTCTGCAGATAATTCTCAGCCTGTAGATTCTTTGTGAGCAGCTCATTGAGCGTATTAAAAAATTGTGCTATTTTGATCAGACACATAAACCACATTGTACGCTTCCATTTCCTGCCTGGATGAACATAACTCTGAGAAGGAAGTTACAGAGCATgcatttaaaatttgctttccatgaatatCCTGCAGTATTCGCTGGATATTCACAGTTTCTGTGAATATTCCTATCTGTACATTCATTTGCTAGAatagtcataaaaaaaaaatacagaaagttGCTGAATGGGACTTTCAATTAACTTAGGAGTACacatcccattgaaagtcaataggacttgtgATTCTACCTCacttaggtgcatttgaaaattccTCCTGTTAACACAGTTGAATCTCGTTTGTTGATAAATTTGAAGGTATATTTATAGAACATTTTTGTAGGATTCACCTGGGTCTATTCTCTGTTCTCTCTACCTGTGTAGGGCTGTCTATCTGCTGTTTGTTTCTCATAATATGGGCATGCTCCATTTCCCAGCACACCTGCATGGTGGAAAGATTCACTGTTCTATTGCTATTCTTCAAAATTAAGGCATTCTCCCAGCAACCCCAGCTGTCTGTCCACAAGTGTTTTTATAACCACAAAATGATGACTGAGCAAACGTTTCATTTAGCTGTTCAGAGAACATCCAGATCCCTGGGAGAATTAGAATGGTCAGACCCATCCCTACACAGCAAAGATGTAGTCATTGTAAAAAATCAGCAGGTTGATGGTCAGAGATTGCTCAAGGCACTTAGCCAACTTCCCAGAGATCCTtgtaattctctctctccccctctatGTTGCTAGGATATTTGTCAACAGAATGAAAGTGACAGTTCCTGGGAGAAACTGAATTTTGTATTAAGGTTGTCTTGTGTGGAAAAGTGAAGCTGTATTTCCAGGGGT
The DNA window shown above is from Trachemys scripta elegans isolate TJP31775 chromosome 1, CAS_Tse_1.0, whole genome shotgun sequence and carries:
- the LOC117880847 gene encoding snaclec bitiscetin subunit beta-like gives rise to the protein MPTSFFPYLSLGVGFVFLIGDKNSDVKHRDVRSLFSILEGSQSSPKNIQVPDQADSSLVESKLFCQGPCQDGWFSNMGLCYKFVQEQNTWAGAESVCQRIARGGHLTSISNAAQNDFLVNLASYEDKRTTQFWTGGSYQKGTSLRWTDGSLPNFIQRPLSSIFNAISGVFNSIFNVQICLTLNLGVQGMWDGCDCNKKLSFICSYKPNLTPP